A stretch of Usitatibacter palustris DNA encodes these proteins:
- a CDS encoding tetratricopeptide repeat protein — translation MAGMHWLRFCAATSFVVMAFAATAAPPVPVPIPADEPDYPVDAVHELLVAEFAVQRGDTEVALAIYNKIAREYRDPAVARRAVETAIRARAFGPALDASALLLELDPDANLAREIIASLLANEGPLEKSRVTVAGLLQRSKDPAALLIQMSNFFAKYPDKVAVLEATKGLVQPYSKLPESHYAIGVAALLAEQTDLALTEARAAAAARPGWPQAAILEVQILRKAEPARVIPHYQEFLAKYPDSREVRQQLGRELAGERRNAEARDQFRAAEKLAPTEPQAAYAIGLLSLQLEDWADAEVAFQRAIDHGFRDPGAAYLGLGAAAEGQKRYEDAISWYRRVESSDWMRAQLKIATLIAKQNGLAAGREYLQKIDPRTTEDRIQMIQVEAQLLRDAKAWKDTYDLLDRSVKEYPDSFELLYDRAMAADRINRLDVVEQDLRRVIKMKPDYAHAYNALGYTLAEKTNRLTEAKALIDQALKLSPDDPFIIDSLGWVHYRLGNIDEAVKHLQAAYNARPDPEIAAHLGEVLWKAGKHDEAQKIWRTALNENPDHEVLLAVIQKFKP, via the coding sequence ATGGCGGGAATGCACTGGTTGCGGTTTTGCGCGGCGACATCGTTCGTCGTGATGGCGTTCGCCGCGACGGCAGCGCCGCCGGTGCCGGTTCCGATCCCGGCCGATGAGCCGGACTATCCCGTCGATGCGGTCCACGAGCTGCTGGTCGCGGAGTTTGCCGTGCAGCGCGGCGACACCGAAGTCGCGCTTGCCATCTACAACAAGATTGCCCGCGAGTATCGCGATCCGGCGGTCGCGCGCCGCGCCGTGGAGACCGCCATTCGCGCGCGCGCCTTCGGCCCCGCGCTCGATGCCTCCGCGCTCCTGCTCGAGCTCGATCCCGACGCGAACCTCGCCCGCGAAATCATCGCCTCGCTGCTCGCGAACGAAGGACCGCTCGAGAAATCGCGCGTCACCGTCGCGGGCCTGCTCCAGCGCAGCAAGGATCCGGCCGCGCTCCTCATCCAGATGTCGAACTTCTTCGCGAAGTATCCCGACAAGGTCGCGGTCCTCGAAGCCACCAAGGGCCTCGTGCAGCCGTACTCGAAGCTTCCCGAATCCCACTACGCGATCGGCGTCGCGGCGCTGCTTGCCGAACAGACTGATCTCGCGCTCACCGAAGCGCGGGCTGCCGCGGCAGCGCGACCCGGCTGGCCGCAGGCTGCCATCCTCGAAGTCCAGATCCTGCGCAAGGCCGAACCCGCGCGCGTGATCCCGCATTACCAGGAATTCCTCGCGAAGTACCCGGACTCGCGCGAGGTGCGCCAGCAACTGGGCCGCGAGCTCGCCGGCGAACGCCGCAATGCCGAGGCGCGCGACCAGTTTCGCGCCGCCGAGAAGCTGGCGCCCACCGAGCCGCAGGCCGCGTATGCGATCGGCCTGCTTTCGCTGCAGCTCGAGGATTGGGCCGATGCCGAAGTCGCGTTCCAGCGCGCGATCGACCATGGTTTCCGCGACCCCGGTGCCGCCTACCTCGGCCTGGGTGCGGCGGCCGAAGGGCAGAAGCGCTACGAGGACGCGATCAGCTGGTACCGCCGCGTCGAATCGTCCGACTGGATGCGCGCGCAGCTGAAGATCGCCACGCTCATCGCGAAGCAGAATGGCCTCGCCGCCGGCCGCGAATACCTGCAGAAGATCGATCCGCGCACGACCGAAGATCGCATCCAGATGATCCAGGTCGAAGCGCAGCTCCTGCGCGACGCGAAGGCCTGGAAGGACACCTACGATCTCCTCGATCGTTCGGTGAAGGAGTATCCGGATTCCTTCGAGCTTCTCTACGACCGCGCGATGGCCGCCGACCGCATCAACCGGCTCGATGTCGTCGAGCAGGACCTGCGCCGCGTGATCAAGATGAAGCCCGACTACGCGCACGCATACAACGCGCTGGGCTACACGCTCGCGGAGAAGACCAATCGCCTCACGGAAGCGAAGGCACTCATCGACCAGGCGCTCAAGCTCTCGCCCGACGATCCCTTCATCATCGACAGCCTGGGCTGGGTGCACTACCGCCTGGGCAATATCGACGAAGCCGTGAAGCATCTGCAGGCGGCGTACAACGCCCGTCCCGATCCGGAGATCGCCGCGCACCTGGGCGAAGTGCTCTGGAAGGCCGGCAAGCACGACGAAGCGCAGAAGATCTGGCGCACGGCGCTCAACGAAAACCCGGATCACGAAGTGCTGCTCGCCGTGATCCAGAAGTTCAAGCCCTGA
- the ftsX gene encoding permease-like cell division protein FtsX, which yields MRLWLRLHVQALVAALTRLAAHPVATALAVLVIAIAIALPVLAAVVVKSLGAATARFDTDPHVNVYLALDATDEDARKVETALKAHPDAAAVRFVPRTRALEELKATTHLADLLATLDRNPLPHAFTVRTRTTDGARLAAIRAEWQKLPRVDQVVADFEWSERLARWVQFGDRALLAVAAFLALAVIFIVGHLIRLQVLTQRAEIEVSQLIGATAADVRRPFLYRGVFEGLLAALAALALAGATTYWLNSELQALTNSYATEFKVVFLDTPTVLGIAVGAALLGLIGAWLSVGRELRRFAATR from the coding sequence ATGAGGCTCTGGCTCCGACTGCACGTTCAGGCCCTCGTGGCCGCGCTCACGCGCCTGGCCGCGCATCCGGTCGCGACGGCGCTCGCGGTGCTGGTCATCGCGATCGCGATCGCCTTGCCGGTGCTCGCCGCGGTCGTGGTGAAGAGCCTGGGTGCGGCGACCGCGCGCTTCGACACCGACCCGCACGTGAACGTCTATCTCGCGCTCGATGCGACCGATGAAGACGCTCGCAAGGTGGAGACCGCGTTGAAGGCCCATCCGGATGCCGCGGCGGTTCGCTTCGTTCCGCGCACGCGCGCGCTCGAAGAGCTCAAGGCCACGACTCACCTGGCGGACCTGCTCGCGACGCTCGACCGCAACCCCCTGCCCCACGCCTTCACGGTACGCACCCGCACGACGGACGGCGCGCGCCTCGCTGCGATTCGAGCCGAATGGCAGAAGCTCCCGCGCGTGGACCAGGTGGTCGCGGACTTCGAGTGGTCGGAACGCCTGGCCCGATGGGTGCAGTTCGGCGACCGGGCGCTATTGGCAGTCGCCGCGTTCCTGGCGCTGGCGGTGATCTTCATCGTGGGTCACCTGATCCGGCTCCAGGTCCTCACCCAGCGTGCCGAGATCGAGGTGAGCCAGCTCATCGGGGCCACGGCGGCCGACGTCCGGCGCCCCTTCCTCTATCGGGGGGTCTTCGAAGGTCTCCTGGCTGCCCTGGCCGCGCTGGCCCTGGCCGGGGCCACGACCTACTGGCTGAACAGCGAACTGCAAGCCCTTACTAACAGTTATGCTACTGAATTTAAAGTCGTATTTCTGGACACCCCGACCGTCCTCGGCATTGCGGTGGGGGCGGCCCTCCTCGGCCTGATCGGGGCCTGGCTGTCCGTCGGACGGGAGCTGCGGCGATTTGCCGCCACCCGCTGA
- a CDS encoding dynamin family protein, which translates to MSTLNSTGSWYVGSRPFETSLSELREWRDAASAWLADYRRWALVARLIDEQTAARFAHLERRLAAERLTIAFVAEYSRGKSELINALFFADLGARLLPAGKDRTTLCATEILHDPSRPPSIRVLPIETREGEMSLREHLAQSSTWKEIALDPADPSSLAAAFEVLSESQQVTAAEAANLGFDSAGAGRMAVPRWRYAVVNFPHPLLKSGLAILDTPGLATLSAEPELTLNRVPDADAIVFMVSAETGATPDDCALWGEHIAPIGHESHTRFIVLNKIDSLREGGRGEAEVLSEIDRRVRATADQLGVDPTRIFALSARQGLAARMAGDRDGLMRSRLYRLEQSLSQGLLRRRRHDHATAVGAETRAVLAETEGLLESRRAFASGQLQELNALQGKNQKLVETLARKANQERGRIEDARQVLAGLRSVHNRYAEELTRVLDPQAARAAGMKARSAVLSARFSGDIGGALDGYFRESRGKLARAVEVIGEVEKMMTTVSQRFREDYGMGTVEAPPFATNRFAVELDRLEEHCTRDFRNATSLIIRRRKTLGAIFFDTVALKVINVFEIADREVRSWMNAFIRPLDTQLQAFQDQTNMRIEGMGRIQNAETDLVVRVSELEAIVKDVEAQAKQWEAKRDRLLQLLDVERDPSLA; encoded by the coding sequence ATGTCAACACTGAACTCCACGGGCAGCTGGTACGTCGGCAGCCGCCCCTTCGAAACGAGCCTCTCGGAACTGCGCGAGTGGCGCGATGCCGCGTCCGCTTGGCTCGCGGACTACCGCCGCTGGGCCCTCGTCGCCCGCCTGATCGACGAGCAGACCGCGGCGCGCTTCGCGCACCTCGAGCGCCGCCTCGCCGCCGAGCGCCTGACCATCGCCTTCGTGGCCGAGTACTCGCGCGGCAAGAGCGAGCTGATCAACGCGCTCTTCTTCGCGGACCTCGGCGCCCGCCTGCTGCCCGCGGGCAAGGACCGCACCACGCTTTGCGCCACCGAGATCCTCCACGACCCATCGCGGCCGCCCTCGATCCGCGTGCTGCCGATCGAGACGCGCGAGGGCGAGATGTCGTTGCGCGAGCACCTGGCGCAATCCTCGACGTGGAAGGAAATCGCGCTCGACCCGGCCGATCCCTCGAGCCTCGCGGCCGCCTTCGAAGTGCTCTCGGAGTCGCAGCAGGTCACCGCCGCCGAGGCCGCGAACCTCGGGTTCGATTCCGCGGGCGCCGGACGCATGGCCGTCCCGCGCTGGCGCTATGCCGTCGTCAACTTCCCGCACCCGCTGCTCAAGAGCGGGCTTGCGATCCTCGATACACCCGGGCTCGCGACACTTTCGGCTGAACCCGAGCTCACGCTCAATCGCGTGCCCGACGCCGATGCGATCGTCTTCATGGTTTCGGCCGAGACCGGCGCGACACCCGACGACTGCGCCCTCTGGGGCGAGCACATCGCGCCGATCGGCCACGAATCGCACACTCGCTTCATCGTGCTCAACAAGATCGATTCGCTGCGCGAGGGCGGGCGCGGCGAGGCGGAAGTGCTGTCGGAGATCGATCGGCGCGTGCGCGCGACGGCCGACCAGCTCGGCGTCGATCCCACGCGGATCTTCGCGCTCTCGGCGCGCCAGGGGCTTGCCGCGCGCATGGCCGGCGACCGCGACGGCCTGATGCGAAGCCGCCTCTATCGCCTCGAGCAATCTCTCTCGCAGGGCCTGCTGCGCCGCCGCCGCCACGACCACGCGACGGCCGTGGGCGCGGAAACACGCGCGGTGCTGGCCGAAACGGAAGGCCTCCTCGAGAGCCGGCGCGCTTTCGCGTCGGGCCAGCTCCAGGAACTCAACGCGCTCCAGGGCAAGAACCAGAAGCTCGTCGAGACGCTCGCACGCAAGGCCAACCAGGAACGCGGCCGCATCGAGGATGCGCGCCAGGTGCTCGCGGGCCTTCGCTCGGTGCACAACCGTTATGCCGAGGAGCTCACGCGCGTGCTCGATCCCCAGGCCGCGCGAGCCGCCGGCATGAAGGCGCGTTCAGCCGTGCTCTCCGCGCGCTTCTCCGGTGACATTGGCGGCGCGCTCGATGGCTACTTCCGCGAATCGCGCGGCAAGCTCGCGCGCGCGGTCGAAGTGATCGGCGAGGTCGAGAAGATGATGACGACCGTGAGCCAGCGTTTCCGCGAGGACTACGGCATGGGCACCGTCGAGGCGCCGCCGTTCGCGACCAACCGTTTCGCGGTCGAGCTCGACCGCCTCGAAGAGCATTGCACGCGCGACTTCCGCAACGCGACGAGCCTCATCATCCGCCGCCGGAAGACCCTGGGCGCGATCTTCTTCGACACGGTGGCGCTCAAGGTCATCAACGTCTTCGAGATCGCCGACCGCGAGGTGCGCTCGTGGATGAATGCGTTCATCCGGCCGCTCGATACGCAGCTGCAGGCGTTCCAGGACCAGACCAACATGCGCATCGAAGGCATGGGCCGCATCCAGAACGCGGAAACGGACCTCGTCGTGCGCGTGAGTGAGCTCGAAGCGATCGTGAAGGATGTCGAGGCGCAGGCGAAGCAGTGGGAAGCCAAGCGCGACCGGCTGCTGCAACTGCTCGACGTCGAGCGCGACCCCTCGCTCGCCTAG
- a CDS encoding YfhL family 4Fe-4S dicluster ferredoxin — MSLMITDQCINCDVCEPECPNQAISAGVEIYVIDPKRCTECVGHFEKPRCVEVCPVDCIPLDPAYVETREQLLAKYTQLTAEKAPS; from the coding sequence ATGTCCCTGATGATCACGGACCAGTGCATCAACTGCGATGTCTGCGAGCCGGAGTGCCCGAACCAGGCGATCTCCGCGGGCGTGGAGATCTACGTGATCGACCCGAAGCGCTGCACGGAATGCGTGGGCCACTTCGAGAAGCCGCGCTGCGTGGAGGTTTGCCCCGTCGATTGCATCCCGCTCGACCCGGCGTACGTGGAAACGCGCGAGCAGTTGCTCGCCAAGTACACGCAACTCACGGCGGAAAAAGCGCCTTCCTAG
- the ispE gene encoding 4-(cytidine 5'-diphospho)-2-C-methyl-D-erythritol kinase encodes MQLDGPDFLAPAKLNLFLHVIGRRADGYHLLQSAFTLIDHADRLRFRIRDDGAIHRVNAVAGVPEEEDLAIRAARLLQASSGTGLGADIELEKRIPMGGGLGGGSSDAATVLLALDRLWGTNLGRPRLRELGAQLGADIPFFIFGRAAWVEGVGDVLRPLEVPPRWYVVLVPPTLVPTPEIFRAPELTRNTEALKIEDFSARLAGQKLRNDLQPVVLSRYPEVRRHLEWLASQGEARMTGSGGCVFAGYDSREQAERALAARPASMQGFVARGIEQHPLGAE; translated from the coding sequence GTGCAGCTCGACGGCCCTGACTTCCTCGCGCCCGCGAAGCTGAATCTCTTCCTGCATGTCATCGGTCGCCGCGCCGATGGCTACCACCTGCTGCAGAGCGCGTTCACCCTGATCGATCACGCCGATCGCTTGCGCTTCCGGATCCGCGACGACGGCGCCATCCACCGCGTGAACGCGGTGGCGGGTGTTCCCGAGGAGGAAGACCTCGCGATCCGCGCCGCCCGCCTGCTACAGGCGTCATCCGGAACCGGGCTGGGGGCCGACATCGAGCTCGAAAAGCGCATTCCCATGGGGGGCGGGCTGGGGGGCGGAAGCTCGGATGCGGCCACGGTCCTCCTCGCCCTCGACCGCCTCTGGGGGACGAACCTGGGCAGGCCGCGCCTGAGGGAGCTGGGCGCCCAATTGGGGGCCGATATCCCGTTCTTCATCTTCGGGCGGGCGGCCTGGGTCGAGGGAGTCGGCGACGTCCTGAGGCCCCTGGAGGTACCCCCGCGTTGGTACGTGGTCCTGGTCCCCCCGACCCTGGTCCCCACCCCTGAAATCTTCCGGGCTCCAGAATTGACCCGAAACACCGAAGCCCTTAAAATAGAAGACTTTTCAGCGCGTCTGGCGGGTCAAAAGCTTCGCAACGACCTGCAGCCGGTTGTCCTTTCGCGATATCCCGAAGTGCGCCGCCATCTCGAATGGCTCGCGAGCCAGGGCGAGGCGCGGATGACAGGGTCCGGAGGATGCGTCTTCGCGGGGTACGATTCCCGCGAGCAAGCCGAACGCGCGCTGGCTGCGCGGCCGGCCTCGATGCAGGGATTTGTCGCCCGGGGAATCGAGCAGCATCCGCTGGGCGCAGAGTAA
- a CDS encoding cell division ATP-binding protein FtsE produces MILFSSVVKRYPGGREALRDVTCEIGAGEMIAVTGHSGAGKSTLLKLAAGIERATRGSVVVHGQNLAALGETALAVLRRRIGFVFQDHKLLFDRNAFENAALPLRVAGFTREETARRARAALDKVGLLAREKAMPVALSGGEQQRLCIARAIVNRPAILIADEPTGNLDPEYARAIVDLFVSFNQVGVTVLVSTHDAASLERLSCRRIALADGALA; encoded by the coding sequence GTGATCCTCTTTTCGTCAGTCGTGAAGCGCTATCCCGGCGGCCGCGAGGCGCTGCGTGACGTGACGTGCGAGATCGGCGCGGGCGAAATGATCGCGGTCACCGGTCACTCGGGCGCGGGCAAGTCCACGCTGCTCAAGCTCGCGGCGGGCATCGAGCGCGCCACGCGCGGCAGCGTCGTGGTCCATGGCCAGAATCTCGCCGCCCTCGGGGAGACCGCACTCGCGGTGCTGCGCCGGCGCATCGGCTTCGTCTTCCAGGACCACAAGCTGCTCTTCGACCGCAACGCCTTCGAGAACGCCGCGCTGCCGCTGCGCGTGGCCGGTTTCACGCGCGAGGAAACCGCGCGCCGCGCGCGCGCCGCCCTCGACAAGGTGGGCCTGCTCGCGCGCGAGAAGGCGATGCCCGTCGCGCTCTCCGGTGGCGAGCAGCAGCGCCTTTGCATCGCGCGCGCGATCGTGAACCGACCGGCGATCCTCATCGCCGACGAGCCCACGGGCAACCTCGATCCCGAGTACGCGCGCGCGATCGTCGATCTCTTCGTCTCGTTCAACCAGGTGGGCGTGACCGTGCTCGTCTCCACGCACGACGCCGCGAGCCTCGAGCGGCTCTCGTGCCGGCGCATCGCGCTCGCGGACGGAGCACTCGCATGA
- the rsmD gene encoding 16S rRNA (guanine(966)-N(2))-methyltransferase RsmD, which yields MTARNRVRIIGGDWRSRIVRFPDAAGLRPTPDRVRETLFNWLGQRLDGLACLDLFAGSGALGFEALSRGASRVVMVERDRATCAALRTNGTALGASNLEVIEGDGLAWLARARESFDCVFLDPPYASDLAVRSLAALPARLNPGARAYVESADALDPGAPWHLLREGRAGAVRFALYELEPSSENAHE from the coding sequence ATGACCGCCCGAAACCGCGTGCGCATCATCGGCGGCGACTGGCGCAGTCGCATCGTTCGCTTTCCCGATGCCGCGGGCCTTCGCCCGACCCCCGATCGCGTGCGCGAAACCCTTTTCAACTGGCTCGGCCAGAGGCTCGACGGCCTCGCATGCCTCGATCTATTCGCGGGCAGCGGCGCGCTCGGCTTCGAGGCTTTGTCGCGAGGCGCTTCGCGCGTGGTGATGGTCGAGCGCGACCGCGCCACGTGCGCGGCACTTCGGACCAATGGCACGGCCCTGGGGGCGAGCAATCTCGAGGTGATCGAGGGCGACGGCCTTGCCTGGCTCGCCCGGGCGCGAGAATCCTTCGACTGTGTCTTCCTCGATCCGCCGTACGCGAGCGACCTCGCCGTGCGTTCGCTCGCCGCCTTGCCGGCGCGCCTCAACCCCGGGGCGAGGGCTTACGTGGAAAGCGCCGACGCGCTCGATCCGGGCGCCCCGTGGCATTTGTTGCGCGAAGGGCGCGCGGGCGCGGTACGCTTCGCCTTGTACGAACTCGAACCGTCCTCCGAGAACGCCCATGAATAG
- the ftsY gene encoding signal recognition particle-docking protein FtsY, with protein sequence MPDPQQKSPALDWKARLKLGLALTGARLKGVATLLRTRPKVDEALFEALETQLIAADIGAGAAHALIEDLRRVARDKRIEDGAALESELKAALVARLVPLELALPETLPKPFVILLAGVNGAGKTTTIAKLTHLFQSQGRTVLLAAGDTFRAAAREQLAEWGARHGVTVISQVGGDSAAVIFDAVQSARARNIDIVLADTAGRLPTQAHLMDEIKKVKRVIAKADASAPHETWLVIDANTGQNAVQQVKSFDDALGLTGLIVTKLDGTAKGGAVASIALDRPVPIRFIGVGEQPDDLRPFRAAEFVEAIFA encoded by the coding sequence GTGCCCGACCCGCAGCAAAAATCCCCCGCCCTCGACTGGAAAGCGCGCCTAAAGCTTGGCCTCGCGCTCACCGGCGCACGCCTGAAGGGCGTTGCAACCCTCCTGCGCACGCGCCCGAAGGTCGATGAAGCGCTCTTCGAAGCGCTCGAAACGCAGCTCATCGCGGCCGATATCGGCGCAGGCGCCGCGCACGCGCTGATCGAGGACTTGCGGCGCGTCGCGCGCGACAAGCGCATCGAGGATGGCGCCGCCCTCGAATCGGAATTGAAGGCGGCGCTGGTCGCGCGGCTCGTGCCCCTCGAGCTCGCCCTGCCCGAGACCCTTCCCAAGCCCTTCGTGATCCTGCTCGCCGGCGTGAATGGCGCGGGCAAGACCACCACGATCGCGAAGCTCACGCATCTCTTCCAGTCGCAGGGCCGCACGGTACTTCTTGCCGCGGGCGACACCTTCCGTGCCGCGGCCCGCGAGCAGCTCGCCGAATGGGGCGCGCGTCACGGCGTCACGGTGATTTCGCAGGTGGGCGGTGATTCGGCGGCCGTGATCTTCGATGCGGTGCAGTCGGCCCGCGCGCGCAACATCGACATCGTCCTCGCCGACACCGCCGGCCGCCTGCCGACGCAGGCGCACCTGATGGATGAAATCAAGAAGGTGAAGCGCGTCATCGCGAAGGCCGATGCCTCGGCCCCCCACGAAACCTGGCTCGTGATCGACGCGAACACCGGCCAGAACGCGGTCCAGCAGGTGAAGAGCTTCGACGACGCGCTCGGCCTCACCGGCCTCATCGTCACCAAGCTCGACGGAACCGCCAAGGGCGGCGCCGTCGCCTCGATCGCGCTCGATCGTCCGGTGCCGATCCGCTTCATCGGCGTGGGCGAGCAGCCCGACGACTTGCGGCCCTTCCGCGCGGCGGAGTTCGTCGAGGCCATTTTCGCGTGA
- the coaD gene encoding pantetheine-phosphate adenylyltransferase produces MNSKRAVYPGTFDPITNGHEDLIVRAARLFETVIVGVAHSQAKRPFFSLDERVRIAKEVLAPLTNVKVLGFTGLLSEFVKEQDAGVILRGLRAVSDFEYEFQLAGMNRRLAPGVETLFLTPSDKYLFLSATIVREIAVLGGDVSAFVHPVTVARMQEKIGKSQD; encoded by the coding sequence ATGAATAGCAAGCGCGCGGTCTATCCCGGCACCTTCGATCCGATCACCAACGGGCATGAAGACCTCATCGTGCGCGCCGCGCGCCTCTTCGAGACGGTGATCGTCGGCGTGGCCCACAGCCAGGCCAAGCGCCCGTTCTTCTCGCTCGACGAGCGCGTGCGCATTGCCAAGGAAGTCCTCGCACCCCTGACCAACGTGAAGGTGCTGGGCTTCACGGGCCTCCTTTCCGAGTTCGTGAAGGAGCAGGACGCGGGCGTGATCCTGCGCGGCCTGCGCGCCGTCTCGGACTTCGAATACGAGTTCCAGCTCGCGGGCATGAACCGCCGCCTAGCGCCCGGTGTCGAAACGTTGTTCCTCACACCCTCGGACAAATACCTGTTCCTCTCGGCCACGATCGTGCGCGAGATCGCCGTGCTCGGCGGCGACGTGTCGGCGTTCGTGCATCCGGTCACCGTCGCGCGCATGCAAGAGAAGATCGGCAAGTCGCAAGACTAG
- the mutM gene encoding bifunctional DNA-formamidopyrimidine glycosylase/DNA-(apurinic or apyrimidinic site) lyase, producing the protein MPELPEVETTRRGLLPHVVGRTIREVIVRNPRLRWPVPRDLAARLRDVEILAIRRKGKYLLFDCAQGHLLVHLGMSGRLTLVPADRPPQTHDHIDLRFEGNQALRLTDPRRFGAMLWLKSPAERHALLAGLGLEPLEPEFTGAALAQRARGRQVAVKQFLMNGRIVTGVGNIYASEALFHAGIHPTRAAGRISGERWDRLATSVRETLNRALRAGGTTLRDYASADGQAGGFQFEVAVYDRAGEPCRSCGTLIKTMRQGARATYYCPACQH; encoded by the coding sequence ATGCCCGAACTGCCCGAAGTCGAGACGACGCGCCGCGGATTGCTGCCCCACGTGGTGGGCCGCACGATCCGCGAGGTGATCGTGCGCAATCCGCGGCTTCGCTGGCCCGTTCCGCGCGATCTCGCCGCACGCCTGCGCGATGTCGAGATCCTCGCGATCCGGCGCAAGGGCAAGTACTTGCTGTTCGATTGCGCGCAGGGCCACCTGCTCGTGCACCTGGGCATGTCCGGTCGCCTCACGCTCGTGCCCGCCGATCGCCCGCCGCAAACGCACGACCACATCGACCTGCGGTTCGAAGGCAACCAGGCGCTGCGCCTCACGGACCCGCGGCGCTTCGGCGCGATGCTCTGGCTGAAGAGTCCCGCCGAACGCCATGCATTGCTCGCGGGACTCGGCCTCGAACCGCTCGAGCCCGAGTTCACCGGTGCGGCCCTCGCCCAGCGCGCCCGCGGTCGACAGGTGGCCGTGAAGCAGTTCCTCATGAATGGGCGCATCGTGACGGGCGTGGGCAACATCTATGCGAGCGAAGCGCTGTTCCACGCGGGCATCCATCCGACCCGTGCGGCCGGGCGCATTTCGGGCGAACGCTGGGACCGGCTCGCGACGTCCGTGCGCGAGACCCTTAACCGGGCGTTGCGGGCGGGCGGCACGACGCTGCGCGACTACGCATCGGCCGACGGACAGGCGGGGGGTTTCCAGTTCGAAGTGGCCGTCTACGACCGCGCCGGGGAGCCCTGCCGTTCCTGCGGAACATTGATCAAGACGATGCGCCAAGGCGCCCGGGCCACGTACTATTGCCCCGCATGTCAACACTGA
- a CDS encoding outer membrane lipoprotein LolB, with protein sequence MAGRISVRQGQSGEIARLRWTHRGTSDIWVVSSPVGNEVARIDSNTQGARLTRADAIPMEAESFAALTENLLGARLEPADMARWLHGEPASRDAAGWQVSIDESQPAGRVQLARRITATRGDVVVKLVVDDYRVLE encoded by the coding sequence ATGGCCGGCCGCATCTCGGTGCGCCAGGGCCAGAGCGGAGAGATCGCGCGCCTGCGCTGGACGCATCGCGGGACCTCGGACATCTGGGTCGTGTCTTCGCCAGTGGGCAACGAAGTCGCGCGCATCGATTCGAACACGCAGGGCGCGCGCCTCACGCGCGCCGATGCGATCCCCATGGAAGCCGAAAGCTTCGCCGCGCTCACCGAGAATCTCCTGGGCGCGCGCCTCGAACCGGCCGACATGGCGCGCTGGCTGCACGGCGAGCCCGCATCTCGCGACGCGGCCGGCTGGCAGGTGAGCATCGACGAATCCCAGCCCGCGGGCCGCGTGCAACTCGCGCGCCGCATCACCGCCACTCGCGGGGACGTCGTCGTGAAGCTCGTGGTCGACGACTACCGCGTGCTGGAGTAG
- the rpoH gene encoding RNA polymerase sigma factor RpoH, which produces MTSMTLPVVSVSSLESYVQAVNAIPMLTPERELELGRKLKDQNDLTAAGDMVMSHLRLVVSVARNYMGYGLPQADLVQEGNIGLMKAVKRFDPERGVRLASFAIHWIKAEIHEYILRNWRLVKVATTKAQRKLFFNLRSMKASSATLSPKEVKQIAKTLNVKESDVVEMESRLQGSDIPLEPTVDDGEESYAPIAYLKDTGETPAEELERTQSENLRTAGLTAALEGLDERSRRIIRARWLNETNPMTLTELADEFGVSAERIRQIEAKAMQKMKVQLAEVR; this is translated from the coding sequence ATGACCAGCATGACCCTTCCAGTGGTTTCGGTTTCCAGCCTGGAGTCCTATGTCCAGGCCGTGAACGCCATTCCGATGCTGACGCCCGAGCGCGAACTTGAACTCGGCCGGAAGCTCAAGGACCAGAACGACCTGACGGCCGCCGGTGACATGGTGATGTCGCACCTGCGCCTCGTGGTCTCGGTCGCGCGCAACTACATGGGCTACGGCCTGCCCCAGGCGGACCTCGTGCAGGAAGGCAACATCGGCCTGATGAAGGCGGTGAAGCGCTTCGACCCGGAGCGCGGCGTGCGCCTTGCCTCGTTCGCGATCCACTGGATCAAGGCCGAGATCCACGAATACATCCTGCGCAACTGGCGGTTGGTGAAGGTCGCCACGACCAAGGCGCAGCGCAAGCTCTTCTTCAACCTGCGAAGCATGAAGGCTTCGTCGGCGACGCTTTCGCCCAAGGAAGTGAAGCAGATCGCGAAGACTCTCAACGTGAAGGAGAGCGACGTCGTCGAGATGGAAAGCCGCCTGCAGGGTTCGGATATCCCGCTCGAGCCGACGGTCGATGACGGCGAAGAGTCGTACGCGCCGATCGCCTACCTCAAGGACACGGGCGAGACGCCGGCCGAGGAGCTGGAGCGCACGCAGTCGGAGAACCTTCGCACTGCCGGCCTCACCGCCGCGCTCGAAGGGCTCGACGAACGCAGCCGCCGCATCATCCGCGCGCGCTGGCTCAACGAGACCAACCCGATGACGCTGACCGAGCTCGCCGACGAGTTCGGCGTCTCCGCCGAGCGCATCCGCCAGATCGAAGCCAAGGCGATGCAGAAGATGAAGGTGCAGCTCGCGGAAGTCCGCTAG